A genomic window from Armatimonadota bacterium includes:
- a CDS encoding sulfite oxidase gives MDDQDLREEGLYLQARREERVWQESRQRGISRRRLLQVLAAGTAATALAGVAGGRGRTRAAPAPAELVVKPTPPEWFYDFGSNKEMRWENLYGRGYLVPNELFFIRNHTRTPRIDVATWRLRVEGSGVARPLELTYDDILAMPAVSVIRYIECAGNGRSFFEATYGRRASGTQWRLGAVGVAEWTGVPLREVLDRAGLKRTARDVMPEGLDELRVRRPMSIAKALEEDTLLVYAMNGQPLPPDHGFPVRVLVPGWIGIANIKWVGRIEVSEQPLYSAWNTDSYVMIGPDYQPQPPARGPILTLQNLKSAFELPWEGEVAAGRRLVRGRSWSPVGRIARVEYSLDRGITWHQAQLREPNIARAWARWDFVWEARPGTYSLRVRATDERGNTQPAIVPFNEQGYLFNAVIGHPLTVR, from the coding sequence ATGGACGACCAGGATCTCCGTGAAGAAGGTCTCTACCTGCAGGCCCGGCGGGAGGAGCGGGTGTGGCAGGAGAGCCGACAGCGCGGCATCTCCCGCCGCCGGCTGCTGCAGGTGCTGGCCGCCGGCACGGCCGCGACCGCCCTCGCCGGCGTGGCCGGCGGGCGGGGACGGACCCGTGCCGCCCCCGCTCCGGCTGAGCTGGTCGTGAAGCCCACCCCGCCGGAGTGGTTCTACGACTTCGGCAGCAACAAGGAGATGCGCTGGGAGAACCTCTACGGCCGCGGCTACCTCGTCCCCAACGAGCTGTTCTTCATCCGCAACCACACCCGCACGCCGCGCATCGACGTGGCCACGTGGCGCCTCAGGGTGGAAGGCTCGGGTGTCGCCCGCCCGCTCGAGCTCACCTATGACGACATCCTGGCCATGCCGGCGGTCTCGGTCATCCGCTACATCGAGTGCGCGGGCAACGGGCGCAGCTTCTTCGAGGCCACGTACGGCCGGCGGGCCTCCGGGACGCAGTGGCGCCTCGGGGCCGTCGGCGTGGCGGAGTGGACCGGGGTGCCGCTGCGCGAGGTCCTGGACCGGGCCGGCCTGAAGCGCACCGCCCGGGACGTGATGCCGGAGGGCCTCGACGAGCTGCGGGTGCGGCGGCCGATGTCCATCGCCAAGGCGCTCGAGGAGGACACGCTGCTGGTCTACGCGATGAACGGCCAGCCCCTGCCCCCCGACCACGGGTTCCCGGTGCGCGTCCTCGTGCCCGGCTGGATCGGGATCGCGAACATCAAGTGGGTGGGGCGCATCGAGGTTTCCGAGCAACCGCTCTACTCCGCCTGGAACACGGACAGCTACGTCATGATCGGCCCGGACTACCAGCCCCAGCCCCCGGCTCGCGGCCCCATTCTCACGCTGCAGAACCTGAAGAGCGCCTTCGAGCTCCCCTGGGAGGGAGAGGTCGCGGCGGGGCGGCGTCTCGTCCGCGGACGCTCCTGGTCGCCCGTGGGACGCATCGCCCGGGTGGAGTACAGCCTCGACCGCGGCATCACGTGGCACCAGGCCCAGCTACGCGAGCCCAACATCGCCCGGGCCTGGGCCCGCTGGGACTTCGTCTGGGAGGCCCGGCCGGGGACCTACAGCCTGCGGGTGCGGGCCACGGACGAGCGCGGCAACACCCAGCCGGCCATCGTCCCCTTCAACGAACAGGGCTACCTGTTCAACGCGGTGATCGGCCATCCCCTCACGGTGAGGTGA